Proteins encoded within one genomic window of Brachybacterium muris:
- a CDS encoding UvrD-helicase domain-containing protein, which translates to MSSLFDDLSLPDSFRRLEGVRVDADRAVDGPPHQGAPLPPSEPPFDEAPPMESPFDEAPPPYDEVPPPEDEPPYGDAPVPGYGSTDRYAPPARPWAASDPQALASLVEGLNPPQREAVEHRGSPLLIVAGAGSGKTRVLTRRIAHLLASGEAMPGEILAITFTNKAAAEMRERVAELVGPAARSMWVSTFHSACVRILRRDAAAAGLKSSFTIYDSADSLRLITTIAKDLELDTKKNAPRAIASRVSSLKNDLIDPIDFADQAESAKNPFEKTLSRIYTNYTERLRQANAVDFDDLIGLTVQLLRENPAIREGYRRRFRHVMVDEYQDTNPAQYALVRELVGEDPSADLTVVGDSDQSIYAFRGATIRNIVEFEQDFPSARTIVLEQNYRSTQSILTAANAVIEENQGRRKKNLWTDQGAGDKITLYVADDEASEARYIGRQIDALVDDGRTAGDIAIFYRANAQSRALEDQLIRIGLPYKVVGGTRFYERREIKDAIAYLQVLANPADEINLRRILNVPKRGIGDRAEAAIAMLAERERISFGEALRRAEEAPGIATRSLNAVRSFVVMLEEMQELAQRGDGPAEVLEAILQKSGYYAELQGSDDPQDESRLENLAELISVASEFEAQMEAVDAAASEFEDEESDAPAPSSAAPTSDDEEVASAEAVLVDADGTDAPEGSLIDRFLEKVSLVADADQIPGAEDQFVTLMTLHTAKGLEFPVVFLTGLEDGTFPHQRTFGDPEQLEEERRLAYVGITRAREKLYLTRAQMRATWGAPQFMPASRFLDEVPEQVLDVARAGSTLVGGGYGGGYGSGGYGSGRSGGYAGTSGSSRGPAYSGGPGGGRKDVNRPSFGSGRTPTDVAKMPQLVVGDRVTHDTFGMGTVTEVAGQGEKTQVEVQFRAPHGKKRLLLRYAPITKL; encoded by the coding sequence ATGAGCTCACTGTTCGACGACCTCTCGCTGCCCGATTCCTTCCGCCGCCTGGAAGGCGTGCGGGTCGATGCCGACCGCGCCGTCGACGGACCCCCGCACCAGGGCGCGCCCCTGCCCCCGAGCGAGCCTCCCTTCGACGAGGCCCCGCCCATGGAGTCCCCCTTCGACGAAGCACCCCCGCCCTATGACGAGGTACCCCCGCCGGAGGACGAACCTCCCTACGGCGATGCTCCCGTGCCGGGGTACGGCAGCACCGATCGCTACGCCCCTCCTGCTCGGCCCTGGGCGGCGTCGGATCCCCAGGCGCTGGCGTCCTTGGTCGAGGGGCTGAACCCGCCGCAGCGTGAGGCGGTGGAGCATCGCGGCAGCCCGCTGCTGATCGTCGCCGGTGCCGGTTCGGGCAAGACGAGGGTGCTCACCCGCCGCATCGCCCACCTGCTGGCCTCCGGGGAGGCGATGCCGGGGGAGATCCTGGCGATCACCTTCACCAACAAGGCCGCCGCCGAGATGCGCGAGCGGGTGGCCGAACTGGTGGGCCCCGCCGCGCGCAGCATGTGGGTCTCCACCTTCCACAGCGCCTGCGTGCGGATCCTGCGCCGTGACGCTGCGGCGGCCGGGCTGAAGAGCTCCTTCACCATCTACGACAGTGCCGACTCCTTGCGGCTGATCACCACGATCGCCAAGGACCTCGAGCTGGACACCAAGAAGAACGCACCCCGGGCCATCGCCTCGCGCGTCTCCTCGCTGAAGAACGACCTGATCGACCCGATCGACTTCGCCGATCAGGCCGAGAGCGCGAAGAACCCCTTCGAGAAGACCCTCTCGCGGATCTACACGAACTACACCGAGCGCCTGCGGCAGGCCAATGCCGTGGACTTCGACGACCTGATCGGGCTGACCGTCCAGCTGTTGCGGGAGAACCCTGCGATCCGCGAGGGCTACCGGCGGCGGTTCCGCCACGTGATGGTGGACGAGTACCAGGACACCAACCCCGCCCAGTACGCGCTGGTGCGGGAACTGGTGGGGGAGGACCCTTCCGCAGATCTCACCGTGGTGGGTGACTCGGACCAGTCCATCTATGCCTTCCGCGGCGCCACCATCCGCAACATCGTGGAGTTCGAGCAGGACTTCCCCTCCGCCCGCACCATCGTGCTGGAGCAGAACTACCGCTCCACCCAGTCGATCCTCACCGCCGCCAACGCCGTGATCGAGGAGAACCAGGGCCGGCGCAAGAAGAACCTGTGGACCGATCAGGGTGCGGGCGACAAGATCACCCTGTACGTGGCCGACGACGAGGCCTCCGAGGCCCGCTACATCGGCCGCCAGATCGACGCTCTGGTGGACGATGGCCGCACCGCCGGTGACATCGCGATCTTCTACCGCGCCAACGCGCAGTCCCGCGCGCTGGAGGATCAGCTGATCCGCATCGGCCTGCCGTACAAGGTGGTGGGCGGCACCCGCTTCTACGAGCGCCGCGAGATCAAGGACGCCATCGCCTACCTGCAGGTGCTGGCGAACCCGGCTGACGAGATCAACCTGCGCCGCATCCTCAACGTCCCCAAGCGTGGCATCGGCGACCGCGCCGAGGCCGCGATCGCGATGCTCGCCGAACGGGAGCGGATCAGCTTCGGCGAGGCACTGCGCCGCGCCGAGGAAGCCCCCGGTATCGCCACCCGCTCCCTGAACGCCGTGCGGTCCTTCGTGGTGATGCTCGAGGAGATGCAGGAACTGGCTCAGCGCGGGGACGGCCCGGCCGAGGTGCTCGAGGCGATCCTGCAGAAGTCCGGCTACTACGCGGAGCTGCAGGGCAGTGACGATCCGCAGGACGAGTCCCGCCTGGAGAACCTGGCCGAGCTGATCAGCGTGGCCTCCGAGTTCGAGGCACAGATGGAAGCGGTCGACGCCGCGGCCAGCGAGTTCGAGGACGAGGAGTCCGACGCGCCCGCCCCGTCGTCCGCCGCCCCCACCTCCGATGACGAGGAGGTGGCATCCGCGGAAGCGGTCCTGGTGGATGCTGACGGCACCGACGCCCCCGAGGGCTCGCTCATCGACCGGTTCCTGGAGAAGGTCTCCCTGGTGGCCGACGCCGACCAGATCCCCGGGGCCGAGGACCAGTTCGTCACCCTGATGACCCTGCACACCGCCAAGGGCCTGGAGTTCCCGGTGGTGTTCCTGACGGGCCTGGAGGACGGCACCTTCCCCCACCAGCGCACCTTCGGCGATCCGGAGCAGCTGGAGGAGGAACGGCGACTGGCGTACGTGGGCATCACCCGCGCCCGCGAGAAGCTGTACCTCACCCGCGCGCAGATGCGCGCCACCTGGGGAGCCCCGCAGTTCATGCCCGCCAGCCGGTTCCTCGACGAAGTGCCCGAGCAGGTGCTGGACGTGGCCCGCGCCGGATCCACCCTCGTCGGCGGAGGCTACGGGGGCGGCTACGGCTCCGGTGGCTACGGCTCAGGCCGCTCCGGGGGCTACGCCGGCACGTCCGGCTCGAGCCGGGGCCCGGCCTACAGTGGCGGCCCCGGGGGAGGCCGGAAGGACGTGAACCGGCCCAGCTTCGGCTCCGGCCGCACCCCCACGGACGTCGCCAAGATGCCGCAGCTGGTGGTGGGGGACCGCGTCACCCACGACACCTTCGGTATGGGCACCGTCACCGAGGTGGCCGGTCAGGGCGAGAAGACCCAGGTCGAGGTGCAGTTCCGTGCCCCGCACGGGAAGAAGCGCCTGCTGCTGCGGTACGCCCCGATCACCAAGCTGTGA
- a CDS encoding anthrone oxygenase family protein, with protein sequence MNLTLLATLLITGFVGCAEFASATLMHPVIRRLPIEEQMTMEKGLLRTFGRVMPLLMTAAPILAVMGAVAYGSGWLVSAAVVLAVALVVTILGNVPINLWTSRLRGTEVPEQFRAKRRHWDIYQVVRGSLQLLGFALTCAAVSQLIPTTT encoded by the coding sequence ATGAACCTGACCCTTCTCGCCACGCTTCTGATCACCGGCTTCGTGGGCTGTGCCGAGTTCGCATCCGCGACCTTGATGCACCCCGTGATCCGCCGACTGCCCATCGAGGAGCAGATGACCATGGAGAAGGGGCTGCTGCGCACCTTCGGCCGGGTCATGCCCCTGCTCATGACCGCAGCGCCGATCCTGGCCGTCATGGGGGCCGTGGCATACGGCAGTGGCTGGCTGGTCAGTGCTGCCGTCGTCCTGGCCGTCGCCCTTGTCGTGACGATCCTCGGCAATGTTCCGATCAATCTGTGGACGTCCCGGCTGCGTGGGACCGAGGTTCCCGAGCAGTTCCGTGCCAAGCGCCGGCACTGGGACATCTACCAGGTCGTGCGGGGGTCACTCCAGCTGCTCGGCTTTGCGCTCACCTGCGCCGCCGTATCCCAGCTCATTCCGACCACGACCTGA
- a CDS encoding TetR/AcrR family transcriptional regulator, giving the protein MIRLATEMSAQTGLDSVSVREVARQAGVSSSAAYRHFSSRDELLECVRRNVLEELSERMAQELGSVAEADPRLRVRAAGRAYVAFAVEAPLLFGSMSSGFPAPEGQWDGTPLGDLSALVRDAVPEAEGGAVEARSVALWSLVHGFAILCTQGGLRELAPRRREELLEEVLALGVRGLRSDGD; this is encoded by the coding sequence ATGATCCGCCTGGCCACGGAGATGTCCGCGCAGACCGGACTGGACTCGGTGAGCGTGCGAGAGGTCGCACGGCAGGCAGGGGTCTCTTCCTCAGCCGCGTACCGGCACTTCTCGAGCCGGGACGAACTGCTGGAGTGTGTACGACGAAACGTCCTCGAGGAGCTGTCGGAGCGCATGGCCCAGGAACTGGGCTCGGTCGCTGAGGCGGACCCTCGGCTCCGTGTGCGGGCCGCGGGCCGCGCCTATGTGGCATTCGCCGTCGAGGCCCCCCTGTTGTTCGGCAGTATGTCCAGCGGGTTTCCGGCGCCGGAGGGCCAATGGGACGGGACTCCCCTGGGAGATCTGTCGGCCCTGGTGCGCGATGCGGTGCCCGAGGCGGAAGGGGGTGCGGTGGAGGCGCGGTCTGTGGCCCTGTGGTCGCTGGTCCATGGCTTCGCGATCCTGTGCACCCAGGGAGGGCTGCGAGAGCTGGCACCGCGGCGCCGGGAGGAACTCCTCGAGGAGGTGCTGGCTCTGGGGGTCCGAGGACTGCGCAGTGACGGGGACTGA
- a CDS encoding GNAT family N-acetyltransferase yields the protein MPTAPPPVSGPFTLRPLTGPDAPLVQELLEAAPDYTRRTQARDVAPTDGTGVLTAVPPGLDPRAKTVLGLCDDAGSLLALAYVLHGWPEPDTAHIGLLLVRQDAQGAGLGRLLHETLLAQVRLHAGLRLVRAGIVSTNAEVAVPFWQRMGYRPTAEVHPHQPQGALQGAEMTTTIWEREIRDRDNRDQECRDHESSAPARDGHPSGLHHLELWTADLATTEPAWHWLLTTLGWQAERVEGWELSRIWRHRDGSYIVLEQSDDVIGDRSDRMRPGMNHLALTCPGRELLDSLRGTAAEHGWRELFAERYPHAGGEDHVAWYAEDPEGIEVEVVVEN from the coding sequence ATGCCGACAGCTCCCCCGCCTGTGAGCGGCCCCTTCACACTCCGTCCGCTGACGGGACCGGACGCTCCCCTGGTCCAGGAACTGCTCGAGGCGGCGCCGGACTACACCCGTCGGACCCAGGCGCGCGACGTGGCACCGACCGACGGGACCGGCGTGCTCACCGCGGTCCCGCCCGGGCTCGATCCCCGCGCCAAGACGGTCCTGGGTCTGTGCGACGACGCCGGTTCCCTGCTGGCCCTGGCCTACGTGCTGCACGGCTGGCCGGAGCCAGACACCGCGCACATCGGCCTGCTGCTGGTGCGCCAGGACGCCCAGGGCGCCGGGCTGGGGCGACTGCTCCACGAGACCCTGCTGGCCCAGGTCCGGCTGCACGCGGGGCTCCGACTAGTCCGGGCCGGCATCGTCTCGACGAACGCGGAGGTCGCCGTCCCGTTCTGGCAGCGGATGGGGTACCGCCCCACCGCAGAGGTGCACCCGCACCAGCCGCAGGGTGCACTGCAGGGGGCCGAGATGACCACGACGATCTGGGAACGGGAGATCCGCGACAGGGATAACCGCGACCAGGAGTGCCGCGACCACGAGTCGAGCGCCCCGGCCAGGGACGGCCATCCCTCCGGACTGCACCATCTGGAGCTGTGGACCGCGGATCTGGCGACCACCGAACCGGCCTGGCACTGGCTGCTGACCACCCTCGGTTGGCAGGCCGAACGAGTCGAGGGCTGGGAGCTGAGCAGGATCTGGCGGCACCGCGACGGGTCCTACATCGTCCTGGAGCAGTCCGACGACGTGATCGGTGACCGGTCCGACCGAATGCGCCCCGGGATGAACCACCTCGCGCTCACCTGCCCGGGCCGCGAGCTGCTGGACTCCCTGCGTGGAACGGCCGCCGAGCACGGCTGGCGGGAGCTGTTCGCCGAGCGCTACCCACATGCCGGCGGGGAGGACCATGTGGCCTGGTACGCCGAGGATCCCGAGGGCATCGAGGTGGAAGTGGTCGTCGAGAACTGA